Genomic window (Drosophila sulfurigaster albostrigata strain 15112-1811.04 chromosome 2R, ASM2355843v2, whole genome shotgun sequence):
ggtatattttaaatgtagtagtgtattgatataccaaataaagttcTTAGtgtattttagcatttttttgttatattaatttcgtatACTAATGAAAAACGGATctaaattgcttttgcttgtcaatctggtatgttttgtagtatatggtatattttgaatgtggtagaatttatatataccaaatatatctttctgtatattttgaatgtagtattatatcgatataccaaataaagttcttagtatattttagtatattttactattttttgttatattaatttcgtatACTGACGAAAAACGGATCTAAATAGCTTTGCTTGTCGATCTGGTATCTTTTGTAgtatacggtatattttgaatgtggtagtatttagatataccaaatctagcttttgacatattttgaatggggtagtatttatatataccaaatatagttattagtatattctaaaattttttgGTATGTAATTTTCGTGTACTTCTATAATACTACCGTTCTTAATAgtttatatagtttttgtttcGCTTACCGATCCAAGCTGTTGCCCCAGCGCTGCATGCACCACACCCTTGAGTATGTACTCGTGTGGCGATGTGGGTTGCAGTTCCTTCATCAGGGCGTGCGCCTCTTGAATGTCGCCCTGCTTCAGATGGTAAATGGCCAGATTTAGACGCGCCTCGGGCACAATATTGAGCAGGCCAGGCAGCACACGCAGCGCTCCCCTCGCCATTGCGAAACACAACCAGATTGTGTCGTATTAGATCCGCACCAAAAGTATCGTTGTCGGATATGTTCTTAATCTCCTGCTCAGCGACGCGTCCGCTAAAGAGCCGAAAGCGATTACAGGCCTTCAGATTGATGGCAATGGTGCTGTCGCCATGCTGACTCAAATACACCTCGAGCACCTCCTGTGACATGTCGTAGTAGTCGAGTTTGTAGAAGCACAACGCCAGATACACATTGATGGCCATGAAGTCCTTGTTGTCGACCAGCACACGCTTATACACATCGATGGCCTCCTGGTAGTGGGCACGCATATAATGCATCGAGGCCAAACTCAACTGCTGCTCCACGCTGGGCGCACTGAGCAGCTCCTCCAGCAGTTGGGCCCATTGTTGATCGTCGCCCAGCTTGTGGGCGAGATGAAAGAGCAGTCGTTGCTTTAGCGGCGTATTCGGTGTGCTCTCGATGAGTTGTTTGGCCTCCTCGTACAAGCCCAAGTAGAACATGCAGACGGCGACGTTGAGCTGCAGATGCGACTCCACATGCGGCTCCTGATGCTGTTTGATGTCCTGGTATTGGGTGAGTGCCTGTTGATAGTCTCCCAAATGGAAATTGCAATAGGCAATCCATTGATCGatttgtcgttgctgctgttcattGTCCTGCTTCTTGCCCTCCTCTTCGTCCTCGGGCTCATCGTGTGCATACTAGTTTGGGGCAGAGAGTGGGAggattaatttatgcaaatgctgcaAGAATTTTGTGTGCTTGCCTCGAGAAATGCCCGAGCTCCAGTGTAGTCCCGTTTGATGATGAAATCCTCGAGAGTTGCGGGCGCCGCTGGCTtacgctgctgttgcatgctACCACCGCTGGCCACATGCCGCGAGCTGGCCGAATCTGTCTTGCCACGTGAAAGTATCTAAAATGCGAAGCATGTAGCCCAAGCTTAAGCACAACTATCCGAAGTATCTCAAGTATCTGTGCTGCAATTCTTACCATTTTCCTTTCGCTTTTTGCGTTTGtaaactttgttttctttcgcCTTTTGCCGTTTGTCTTTTTTCTCCGTCttgcgttgtgttgtgttgtgcctTCTTCAGGCGCTTGGTTACCGTTACGATTACGGTTATGGTTGCTTGGCAACTAACATAGCGTCGATAAAGCAGTTCCCATGGCTGACTGCACCCCAGAGCCAAACCAACTGTTGCTCCTTCATGTGAAACACCCCATGCAAATGTTACATTCaacttctgcttctgcttctcttctctagtttttgttattttttccaTCTTGTATTCTACATATTTCTGCTGATGCGTCAAATGCGTTATGTGCATACTCTGTAAACGTATAAAGCAGTTCactattatattttctttgtaaCTCAATAGAAAAGCAGGCATATTAGTAATGGGTGCGATAAAGTCATATTACAAGTCTAACCTTACTTGTAACGTATGTGCAATGAGAattgtttttagtttgtaATATTACACAAATTTCATACATTATTATACTTAACAGATTCATCAAATGTCATTTGATTTGTAAAACTATTGTTAGTAGTAAATCTAATTCACATTTCAACAACAAAGTAAGCTCAACAGCgatattaacattatttatagATAACATTAACTATACATAACAACATGctagtaaaataaatgttaaattttgtatgttattttattacagAATAAACAGCTAACATTTGATTAACATAGAACCctttaattatattgattattattatacatttgtatttgttgtattatttattcaatattaactttagttttaaaatacaatcaaACAATATTGAGGGTACAAAATAAGTGCTACTAAAGTAAATGGATTTCTCTAGTTTTCACATTCCATTATGAGATTTTACTTGGATTCCACTTAAGGTGACATCAGCCACCTAAAGTGCAGGTGGTGGAATGCATTGTTGACACACTTGCCTTATTTATAAGGCGTAGCACAAAACTCATAAATATGCAGTCGGGCTACAAGAAAAATGCGTGCATCACTCGACACAATGCCTTCCCCCCTTCCTTCCCCGACTTTCtcttactattttattttctgaGCTATCCGACTAAGCTTTTGCAAAGCTGTTACAATTTTCATACACACAATAATTCTCTttttcttgcatttttgtgctgtgttttATCCTGCTGACATCGCAGCGTGCTTAATGCGATTCGCATACATTTGTTGATAGACACGTTTGTGAGCTCTGATCACTTTCAGCTTGCAAAACAGGtgtaaaatcgaataacaatgTGAGTGTTCGCAGTACCTTGAAATACTCGTTTATGCGGTGTTAAGAAAGAGATGCTTCTAAactagaaaacaaaaattattttacgcACTTTTGGCTTAAAATACTTAGTTAAACTTGGCTTTATTATTTAacgaattaaatataaaaatattaaattgtgtatGTTTCAATCaagcaattattattagtcaattaaaaaaatttattttatttaatagcaaatattaaaatctgcaaatttttgtacattataaatttaagttacatatttttatcatAAGAACTACCTTTGAATaactcataaaataaattattttggtaaaataaagaaaacagttTAAATTACCTATTttcaaaacttaaatataccaaatggtatatgtggtttTCGGAAATCAATTTCTAGGGTTACCAGATATTGAAagttaatattcaataatataataataacattcgTATTTTAAAGAACTATATGTTAagatttacttttaatatatataaaatgatcGAAAATCGAACaatgcataattatttttacgaTTACATGTAGTAagtcaaaaattaataaaattgggacggaattattatttaaattatttcgcATCTTTCTTGACGCTAATAAAATTGAAGTCATTCTATTATTtgtatgttaattaattaagggtacaataattgtaatcaattattttgaaattattaaaatgattgcaagtttataaattctatcaataaattactttaaagtttaaacagcataatgatttaaaattgttatctAACACTAATTTATTCTCATTAGAGCAAAAGCATTTTAAGGTAAAACTTTCGAAAACCGCAAAgatataaaaaacaagaatgCCATCCAGTGAAGTGAATATAAAAGTctagataaaaataaaaaaaacaatctgtTTGCTGCCTACAagatacaacaaaaacaacagcaagaataagaataagaatcATATTGgatataatacaaaatgcgGGTATTGTggaaacaaatttattttcaagtgcTGTGCAACGGTAACGAGTACTTGAATCATTTTAGTTGTCTGTCTTACTGTCGAGGAAagtatctccctctctcactctctctctctctctctctctctctctctctcttaagacggtgagtgtgtgttgttgttgtgtattcAGGGCGCGCCTTTGTTTATGCTACACTTTATTGCGCTTTTGCAATTTCGCGTTTCCGTTTCCTGTCAAATCAGCCATAAAAAGCAAGTCGGGCCCGTGACACCGCGCGCCTATTACATTTCGCAGTCGAATAAACAATGCCAACATCATTTGCACCTCCTTCATTATGGTGCTCGTTATTtgtcaaacaaataaacagcaagcaagcaaaggGAGCAAGCCCGAAAGGGGGGTTGCTGCTTCGCAGGGGGCAGGCGGTGGCACGTGCTGTGATGCTGCGCTCTTTGGAGGCGTGACAGCCGAATGCTACGTGCAATTGTCTCGACTCGGCCATGATTTTCTATCATTATCATTGCGCtcgtgtttacatttttttctctgctgttttttttagaGCTGCTTCCATATACAGATTCCCCGATACTGAAGCGAAGGGAAAGGCCAAAAGGGAAAAGCATAAGAAGAAGGTGAAGAAGCTGGCGAAACTGAACTGGAGAGGAGACAAGAGCAGAGCAAGTTCTATAGTAGGACTTCAAGCAGGCACCAAGTGACAATTTATTGTCATCTCTTCTTTGCTTTCGTTTCAATTCACGCTTGTTTTGCTGTTACTTCCTTCCCTCCTCTGGGCATCATAATTTTGCCATGAATTGTGCGCCAATCTATAAACTAATTTTTCATAGATTTGAGAGTTgggaaatttttgtttttttttttttaatatttacatacatatgtgtattaaatttactgtAAGagattttttatgttcttcgattgaaatatatttaaattaggTTGGAATTTTAAActcttattattaataaaatcagATATAGAAAGATTCTTTAActtttttcataataaatatgagGGATTTTATTGAATAGTGAAGAAtagttattttaattcttattttttatttattcaaaatttaaaaataaaagaagtattacatttaaatttttataattttgaaattactttaagagatttatttactttcttcgctataaatatataaactgaattgaaacttttaattttatttcagcaacaaagcaataaaaacatttttatttatcttttccATATTGAAAGCggaattttattaattagtgACGATTTTAAGTTggagttttctttttttttgatatttgaaatattagcTTTCagacattttaaataaaaataataatgattaaattattgttagaGTATTCTATATACGACAAtgcttgcttttgttttgtgtactGTTGTTtctatatttgagtatttgcATTGCCTCATTCTGTTTTCATCTGGCACTTGGGCCaacttgttttgctttgctttagttcttacattttgttgccatttctttgaatttttgcTTTGCCGGTTTacgttttcttttatttttgagaAGAAAAAATCACATGAAAATTGCGAACTTGCGAAATGAAGTGCAAAATTCAAACGGAAATTGAAATGGCAATGACAGAGTTGAATTCCCTTCTTCATCCACTTCTGACACTCACTTTGTATTTGGCCTTAACTTAGTGCCTTTCCTGCCTGCCTTCAGTttagttcagttcagttcaactCGGCCATCTTGTGCACATGTTCTGCTTAACCCACTTGCCCTGCACTTTCATACTATCATACTATCGtatcttttcttattttttagttGCCTTTTCTTCTCGTATCATTCTCCAAATAAAGTTGAAGAAAATGGCGATTTTCTCAAGCGAAAACTAAACACTTGAAAtgcgaaaataaataagaatggACATCTTGGCGATTTATTGTacatgacgatgacgatgatgatgatgatgatgttgttgcattgTAGGCACTGTACGACGTTAAGCTCGAATGTTGCATGCCACTGAAGCATGCATAATAACTGGACAGTGAaggaaataaaatgtatatcaaaatactGCAAAACTTGCTGAAACTATCGGGTTAAACgaacataatatttttgtgcacataaaagaaacaaaaataaacccaagacaaatatttgcttatgCTTCCACTGAATAAGCTTGATTTAAAAGACTTTCAAAAAGATGTGAGTATAGtaagatttatatttttcaaactaACAATAATTCAACGATAAGATTGGTCTTTCAATGGTCTTTAAATGGTTCTGTATATCAAACTTTAAAGATATAGGATAGCATAGGatttaatgtaatttcaaAGCTCAATTGTTTGCAACAGCTTGAATatgatttattatataaaaactaattttagttttaatagaATGTAAAGCACTTAAATTAGTCTTGAGATCTTATTCTCAAATCTCATAAATTGCAGAAGCATTAGCGGTTAAACAAAAAGGTTACCAACAAAATCTGATCTGAGTTGACTCTCATTAAACCAGCTAAAATAGATCCCATGAGTTTTTCTATTGTATTATTATggattataaaaatacaaaataacatGAATTTTATTGTCATTATAAAGCTCAATAGTTATAAAAACTGACTTAGTttgtaatgaatttaaaacacATCAATTagtcatttttttaatgtgttaTCAAaggtttaataaattttattgtcattCTAAAGCTCAATAGTTTTAAAACTAACTTAAgttttaaaagaatttgaaGCACATTAATTAGTCTTGAATCAGATTTTCTCATGTGTTATCAAGGGGtttaaagaagaagaataacaTGAGCTTAAATGTGTTTCAAATCTTGCGCTTTGACGCTTTAGCGTGCTTCAAGAGAAGGAATCTTGTTGAGTCATAAACTCTTTTAAACCAGCTCAAATTAAGGGTTATAAAGATACAGAATCACATAAGCTTTAATATGctttaaaagctttaaaagtaagtgttatacaataatatatgaTTAAGGATTATAAAGATAAAAATCAGCATGAGCTTAAATGTGCTTTCAAAGCGTGTGAATCATCAGAAGCTTTAACGTGtttaaatgaaaagtgttatttaataaattcgaATCTCAGTTAAGTTTTAAACGCATTTAAACCACCTACCTGGAAAAAACACTGTTCAGCACTTTCACTACGAGTGGTGCCGCAACAGCTTTTGGGCCAAAAGGGAGCTAATGGAATGGGGCAGCAAAAGGGGTTGAGGGCCTGAGGTCAGTAAATTTGAGCCTGTTGTTTGCAATTAGAcgcaaataaactaaattgttGCGCGGTGCGTTCGCGTTGGTCTAATGCGAgccattttcaaaattgtgtaataaacgagcacacacacaactacatacgcacacacactcggtAAAACACTCACACGCTGACGTTGTGTAGATTTTGggcaattgcatttattgGTAAAATGTTTTTGGCAAATGTGTGAAATATTTCGAATGGTTTTCGCAGCAAGCCCTctaatttgtgtattttgtacGATTTGCcgtatttgcatattttaattaaaacacaaatttagCATTTTAAGCCCAggcttaaaattaaaatcagaatcagaatcggaatcaaaagcaaaatccaaaattgctaaacaaaatcaagcgcaaaatgtttaaaatattcaattgcaGGAGTTTGTGTATTGTTGAGATTTACGCGGCATTTAGTTGATGATTTAtagattaataaatattattaaattgtattgtaattgctttgtttttttattgcaaattgaattgtagGCATTAGGCATTTTATATAAGAAAATTCCATCATATTTGACTTGCTGCTTAAGCTGAGTTTCGATGGTAACCTTTGCCACATGCTTGCGGACCTTTggttattttaataaatattttaacagaCACGCAACACACACGCCTCGGAGAAGTAGACAGACATAGTTTACTAtctactaaatatttaaacgcAGCATCAAGATCgtaaaagcaaaatgtatgcaaagtGCATGTCGAGCAGCAATCGAGGCGAGCTGTAAAAAAACCGAGACGAGAACCCGAGCTGgagaattaaaataaataaaagtagacATCCAGCAAAAGGCGGAAACCAAGAAAATGTAACAGTGACAAGGGTATTCATTCagtagataccctgtaaagaaacgctgaaaatataatttaatcatttaattttagattGAATTAAAGAACAATTTGTAAAAGCCATTTGcttcttatttaaatattcattgatTCGTTATACCCTCTATATAGCTTGCTGATAACAGGGTATACTCAGAAggttggcaaaaaaaaagaaatgtagcAATATTGAATAAAGTTAGTACCTGTCGAGCTGTTGTGTTCCATCGTATGCTTACTGCATGCATCGCACATTTCTCTACATAGTCTATCCTCGTAGTTGAAGATACTTTTACTACGGGTATTTTGCCAGGCCCGACGGTGCAAAGCAGTCAACGGTATTCACACCCAAAGCACCCATAGAATCATGCATGAAATAGTAACCAACTACAcagtgtttgtatttgtgtgcgaacgatgtgtgtgtgtgtgtgtgtgtgtgtgtatgagtgtgatTTCTAATATAAAcgcaaatatgcaaacattttgctgCGAACATTTCGCCACGTCTTTTTCTGGCTTCTGGCTGTAAAGTAAAAAATCTattgaaatacatatgtacgtacatatgtgtgttACAACTGAATAGTCAGAGTTGAATGCAACAATGTATTTTATACTGGATTGAAATCAAGTAAAGACTGCAGtgaagtgtgctcgacagtgaATCACTCGTTACGTAATATAGAAAAgctgaatattttaattatttttaacaataattttataaatcaatttattattaattattttaacgAATAAtggtaaataaatcaactaaTAAATTAGTGAGATATTTTCCGACgaaaaattttataatcttTCTCTTCGTCTGATAAATTTATGCTATAATAGCTGTGataaataataacagcagATTGTAATGTATGCAATGAATTACTCGTCGGTAGTAAAATTTAAGCTAATTGGAATTATTAttcacattattttaattaatatttgtaaattaattaatattgattaactttttaaaattggCAGTTTTGGCgaattaagtttttaaattgaatttgtttaacaattgtaatttgtgCATTCTATTAATGATAtgattgaattattattaatttattctgTGTTGAAATAACTACATCCATTGGCTAATGTTTATTGGGTAATATTACTGGGATGGTGATATAAAAGATACAGGTACACATAGGAatgaagggtattataactgtgTGCCAAGGGAAGCcaagaaggaggagaagaaggaggaaTCCGAGTCTAAGGATGACGATATGGGTATCGCTCTCTTCGAATAAGCTttctgcacacacaaaaacaacaacagagcgtATGCTTACATATTCCCAAATAAAGccattgatatattttatgttgtatatttaaagaatattaccgcactgttttgctcttattcaaaataagtaaaagGTATCTCGAAGTTGAGCAAACtctactgtagctttcttacttgctttttgtttatctGTGTACAATAACATGCTATTCGACTCATCTGTGCTATAAAATCCGAATAATAAAGTGATCGATATTCTCCAATttgttaaaatacaaaatttaattttgtgatGCGTGACGATAAAACTTcgcattttattaataatatgtaaaCTTTTTGAGGCAATAatgtcaaacaaaaaaaattttaaaaaatctaaatttgtCATTTCAAACAATATCTTCCAAACTAAAACTCAAAACTGAAATTTAACTTTTGTGAAGTGTACTCGAATATCCAGCGGCCAAATCAAAAAAGGCCCGCAAGAATGTTTGATgttgaaattgaataattcGTATATTTCCGATAATAGTCATCAACACCTGTAAAGCGAAAGGAAGGCGGTAAAATGCACAGCACTCAGCACAATTTATACTCTTGGAATCGCACTCGCATTCCATGAATCGCTGATCGGGGGAGTCTTAAACAAAGCACGCATCGAATCCAAATGCTTTTGCTGCCAAATATTGTGCAATCTCATACActcattcgcacacacacacatacatacatacatgcacacaTTGGGTATGCGCTGTGCCACtcaaaattgcttaatttcaTGCACATCCCCCCATTCACCTTCCCCTTTTGCCACTGAGTTGGCGTAGCCTGCAGgcgaaaacaaataaaagcaaaatgcgcCAAAGCCGcaatgtgcatgtgtgtgtgtttgcgtgtgtgagtgttgatGTTGGTGTGTTGGTATATGTGTCTTGCGCTATGctatgccacgcccacacaatCAAGCGCCCATTTATgcactaattaaaattttatcgTTAAATCTTGTTTGCATGCATTGCAACAAGCGGCATGTTGAACCCaccgacaacgacgacgacgacaacgacagagCTTGAGAGGCACCGAGCAGCCGATAGTCATGGAGTACACTATCTCCCCTGCCATTCCCCCTTCTCCTACCAAACTCCTCTTCTAGCCATTCCCATTGGCATTCCTCCGTTTTATGCTGCCGCtctcccgctgctgctgctcaaatGTTGTATGCAACGCGCACATTTTTCGACTCGAAAATGTTTGGCAACAGTTATTTGCACTTCCGGCgcttgccacgcccattgcctccacacacacacacaacacatacacacattttcaCAGACGAACGCACCATACATTTGGCTAGCATTTTCATTGCGTTTAACGCTTGGCACCAgccattttcatattttatttgcctttCGCCCCAGTCAAATACGAACACAATTCGCACGATAAGTGCCATGGCATATCTTTCAAGtgcccagagagagagagagagagggggtcGATTGCTGGTGCTGCTCAGTTAATGCTTACAGCGTGTTATTACAGTTGACCCAAGTGGCATGAAAGAGTTACAATGCGTTTAAATACGAATTACATTTGACGCAAATGTGGTGAAATCGAAATCACGGCGAGCAGTTTGTCACTTTTATCAGCAGTAGCAGCTTAGCAAATTACATTTACacttcaaaattcaatttactaaCAACACAAAAGTGTATAAACTATATACTATGGCTAAATGGTGGAAAACTAACTGACCGAAACGAACTAAGTCAAACTTTTCGCGCCGtcaactttttttaatttaatatcaaatacattgcgtatacgtaatttttgCGGTTTCACTGCGACAGACTCTCCTCATgcgtgcgtgtatgtgtgtgtaaggctgtgtcagtgtatgtgtgtggtcgaaaaatttaattaaaatgttgccagagtgaaatttcaaattctaatttcaaattgcatgcaaaatgaataattgaatGCAATAGTTGCAAACAGTTTGACTGCTCTTTTAGTTCATTTTTGTCAATGTCTGttatcaaattgaaatgtttcagGACACGAGCTGACAATTCTGGCTAACTGTTTGAAATAGTGCTCACAACATACTGACATGA
Coding sequences:
- the LOC133838827 gene encoding LOW QUALITY PROTEIN: intraflagellar transport protein 56 (The sequence of the model RefSeq protein was modified relative to this genomic sequence to represent the inferred CDS: deleted 1 base in 1 codon), which translates into the protein MILSRGKTDSASSRHVASGGSMQQQRKPAAPATLEDFIIKRDYTGARAFLEYAHDEPEDEEEGKKQDNEQQQRQIDQWIAYCNFHLGDYQQALTQYQDIKQHQEPHVESHLQLNVAVCMFYLGLYEEAKQLIESTPNTPLKQRLLFHLAHKLGDDQQWAQLLEELLSAPSVEQQLSLASMHYMRAHYQEAIDVYKRVLVDNKDFMAINVYLALCFYKLDYYDMSQEVLEVYLSQHGDSTIAINLKACNRFRLFSGRVAEQEIKNISDNDTFGADLIRHNLVVFRNGEGALRVLPGLLNIVPEARLNLAIYHLKQGDIQEAHALMKELQPTSPHEYILKGVVHAALGQQLGSKEHIKTAQQNLHLVGSSATECDTIPGRQSMASAFFLYEQFEEVLVYMNSIRSYFVNDDVFNYNFAQAKCATGYYKEAEELLMQISDMDIKNQHTYCMILAKCHIHCAHPELAWNVFITRDTNAEAFLLLQLIANECYRCEEFWVAAKAFDMLEKLDPSPENWEGKRGACAGVLFALATKAHRGRPGGGISEVIGLLRESSNSQAESMIKTVRKHISSFK